From the genome of Bosea sp. Tri-49, one region includes:
- a CDS encoding precorrin-2 C(20)-methyltransferase, producing MSGVSVEAPRTLLYGVGLGPGDPDYMTVRARDIILKADRLVHFCKRGRRGNARVTADAIIAPDPTREIELAFPVTIEVPVEDEGYSGPIAAFYDEAAEQLAGEMAAGRSVAVLCDGDPFFYGSFMHLWRRLAHRFPTEVVPGVTGMAGAWARADAPISWGDDVMTVVPGTLGESELTRRLADTDAAVIMKLGRNLPKVRRALKAAGLINRAIYVERATMAGQVVTRLAAKPDDEAPYFSMILVPGEGRRL from the coding sequence ATGAGCGGCGTGAGCGTTGAGGCACCCCGCACTTTGCTCTACGGCGTCGGCCTCGGGCCCGGCGATCCCGACTATATGACGGTGCGCGCCCGCGACATCATCCTCAAGGCCGACCGGCTCGTTCATTTCTGCAAGCGCGGTCGGCGCGGCAACGCCCGCGTCACGGCAGACGCCATTATCGCACCCGATCCGACCCGCGAGATCGAGCTCGCCTTCCCGGTGACGATCGAGGTGCCGGTCGAGGACGAGGGCTATAGCGGGCCGATCGCCGCCTTCTATGACGAGGCTGCCGAGCAACTCGCCGGCGAGATGGCGGCCGGCCGCAGCGTCGCCGTGCTCTGCGACGGCGACCCCTTCTTCTACGGCTCCTTCATGCATTTGTGGCGCCGCCTCGCCCATCGTTTCCCGACCGAGGTCGTGCCGGGCGTCACCGGCATGGCCGGCGCCTGGGCCCGCGCCGACGCCCCGATCAGCTGGGGCGACGATGTGATGACGGTGGTGCCGGGTACGCTTGGAGAGAGCGAGCTGACGCGCCGGCTCGCCGATACCGATGCAGCGGTGATCATGAAGCTCGGCCGCAACCTGCCCAAGGTACGCCGCGCGCTGAAGGCAGCCGGGCTGATCAACCGCGCCATCTATGTGGAGCGCGCCACCATGGCCGGGCAGGTGGTGACGCGCCTCGCCGCGAAGCCCGACGACGAAGCGCCTTATTTCTCGATGATCCTTGTTCCCGGCGAAGGGCGGCGGCTGTGA
- the cobJ gene encoding precorrin-3B C(17)-methyltransferase → MSGSLAIIGLGPGEARYLTPAALAALEAASDLVGYGPYLDRVPAREGQTKHASDNRVEVERARHALMLAAEGKAVAVVSGGDPGVFAMAAAVFEALEAGEPDWRKLRITVEPGITAMLAAAAKAGAPLGGDFCAISLSDNLKPWEVVTARLTAALTADFVIALYNPISKARPWQLGKALELAATIRTPETPVIFARAVGRPDESLRILTLAEAIAAAETADMATLVMIGASTTRLIPREGENPIVYTPRSVTKSPCVTSQGRT, encoded by the coding sequence GTGAGCGGCTCGCTCGCCATCATCGGCCTCGGCCCCGGCGAAGCGCGCTACCTCACGCCCGCCGCGCTGGCTGCGCTCGAGGCCGCCAGCGATCTCGTCGGCTACGGTCCCTATCTCGATCGCGTGCCGGCGCGCGAGGGCCAGACCAAGCATGCCTCCGACAACCGCGTCGAGGTCGAGCGCGCCCGGCATGCGCTGATGCTGGCGGCGGAAGGCAAGGCGGTTGCGGTCGTTTCCGGCGGAGATCCCGGCGTCTTCGCCATGGCGGCGGCCGTGTTCGAAGCGCTGGAAGCAGGCGAACCGGACTGGCGCAAGCTTCGGATCACCGTCGAGCCCGGCATCACCGCCATGCTGGCGGCCGCGGCCAAGGCGGGTGCGCCGCTCGGCGGCGATTTCTGCGCGATCTCGCTCTCGGACAATCTCAAGCCCTGGGAGGTCGTCACCGCCCGGCTCACGGCCGCACTCACCGCCGATTTCGTGATCGCCCTCTACAATCCGATTTCGAAGGCACGGCCCTGGCAACTCGGCAAGGCTCTCGAACTTGCGGCGACGATCCGGACGCCGGAGACGCCGGTGATCTTCGCCCGCGCCGTCGGACGCCCCGACGAGAGCCTGCGCATCCTGACGCTGGCGGAAGCCATCGCCGCCGCCGAGACCGCCGACATGGCAACTTTGGTGATGATCGGGGCCAGCACGACACGACTGATCCCCCGCGAGGGCGAGAACCCGATCGTCTATACGCCGCGCTCGGTGACGAAGAGCCCCTGCGTCACCAGCCAGGGCAGGACCTGA
- a CDS encoding cobalt-precorrin-6A reductase: protein MTVLILGGTSEAAALDQLLAEQAPEIRAVISLAGHTSDPRPLSLPTRTGGFGGIAGLRQYLVEEGVVAVIDATHPFAAIMPYHAQAACKAEGVPLLAIRRESWKPQNGDRWKCVPDIDAAVEALGDEPRRVFLTIGRLELPHFFAAPQHKYLIRVIEPVSDLPLPHATVLQQRGPFEADAEEKLMREEGTEVLVSKNAGGPMTLGKLVAARRLSLPVIMVERPPKPDVETVEHIDQVLPWLVTQGLFVTERGV, encoded by the coding sequence ATGACGGTCCTCATCCTCGGCGGCACCAGCGAAGCGGCTGCACTCGATCAGCTCCTGGCTGAACAGGCCCCCGAAATTCGCGCTGTGATCTCGCTTGCGGGTCATACCTCCGACCCGCGCCCTCTGTCCTTGCCGACCCGCACTGGTGGCTTCGGCGGCATTGCCGGCCTCAGGCAATACCTCGTCGAGGAGGGCGTTGTCGCGGTGATCGACGCGACCCATCCCTTCGCGGCGATCATGCCCTATCATGCGCAGGCCGCCTGCAAGGCGGAAGGCGTGCCGCTGCTGGCGATCAGGCGCGAAAGCTGGAAGCCGCAGAACGGCGACCGCTGGAAATGCGTGCCCGACATCGACGCTGCGGTCGAAGCGCTGGGCGATGAGCCGCGCCGCGTCTTCCTGACCATCGGCCGGCTCGAATTGCCCCACTTCTTCGCCGCTCCGCAGCACAAATACCTGATCCGCGTGATCGAGCCCGTCAGCGACCTGCCGCTGCCGCATGCCACGGTGCTGCAGCAGCGCGGGCCGTTCGAGGCTGATGCCGAGGAGAAGCTGATGCGGGAGGAGGGCACGGAGGTCCTCGTCAGCAAGAACGCCGGCGGACCGATGACCCTCGGCAAGCTCGTCGCGGCGCGCCGGCTCTCCCTGCCGGTGATCATGGTCGAGCGGCCGCCCAAGCCCGATGTCGAGACCGTCGAGCATATCGATCAGGTCCTGCCCTGGCTGGTGACGCAGGGGCTCTTCGTCACCGAGCGCGGCGTATAG
- the cobG gene encoding precorrin-3B synthase: MSAPARETMRRGWCPGTLRPMLTGDGLLVRLHPPRNALTPDQLTYIAELASQHGNGQIEISGRGNLQLRGIREEAHQTLVNDLREAGLIDEAEGDGPNRLVLTSPLAGRAAGELVDAAVLAEAVEHAGRGAAGLPAKFSIAVDGGGALVLDSFAIDLRLRAVTAEAVAFGLPGEIWFGPVAPEEAPALTARLLGSFVAASRRSPDHIRRMRDLDPDELTALATSSGLVPMTAPATRPRPASVGFVAERDNRVAVLAGLPFGRTDADDLHRLGALARDAGVREIRLSPWRGLAFCGLLADGAGALQAALRSEGLVVESDDPRLAVSACTGAPACTRGEAPALADASVLAETLAPLLIDGLTLHVSGCAKSCAHSGRAGLTLVGRDGRYDVILDGAAGDTAIAHLSLGELVRRLEPGQDIRARLEAARH, encoded by the coding sequence ATGAGCGCCCCGGCCCGCGAGACGATGCGGCGCGGCTGGTGCCCCGGCACCTTGCGGCCGATGCTGACCGGCGATGGGCTGCTCGTGCGCCTGCACCCTCCGCGCAATGCTCTAACGCCGGATCAGCTCACCTACATCGCCGAATTGGCGAGCCAACACGGCAACGGGCAGATCGAGATCTCCGGCCGCGGCAATCTGCAATTGCGCGGCATCCGCGAGGAGGCGCACCAGACGCTGGTCAATGATTTGCGCGAGGCAGGTCTGATCGACGAAGCCGAAGGCGACGGTCCGAACCGGCTTGTGCTCACTTCGCCGCTTGCCGGCCGGGCGGCCGGTGAGCTGGTCGACGCCGCTGTGCTGGCAGAAGCGGTCGAGCACGCCGGTCGCGGCGCCGCCGGGCTGCCGGCAAAGTTCTCGATCGCCGTCGATGGCGGCGGCGCGCTCGTGCTGGATAGCTTCGCTATCGATCTCAGGCTGCGCGCCGTCACGGCCGAGGCGGTCGCATTCGGTCTGCCGGGCGAGATCTGGTTCGGACCGGTAGCGCCGGAGGAGGCGCCGGCGCTCACGGCGCGGTTGCTCGGCAGCTTCGTCGCTGCGAGCCGCCGCAGCCCTGACCACATCCGCCGCATGCGCGATCTCGATCCGGATGAGTTGACCGCGCTGGCCACATCATCCGGGCTGGTGCCAATGACGGCGCCGGCCACTCGGCCCAGGCCCGCTTCCGTCGGCTTCGTCGCCGAGCGGGATAACCGGGTCGCCGTGCTGGCCGGATTGCCCTTCGGCCGGACGGATGCGGACGACTTGCACCGGCTTGGCGCACTCGCCCGCGATGCCGGCGTTCGCGAGATCAGGCTCTCGCCCTGGCGCGGGCTCGCCTTCTGCGGCCTATTAGCCGACGGAGCGGGCGCCTTGCAAGCTGCTCTCCGAAGCGAGGGCCTCGTCGTCGAGTCGGACGATCCACGCCTTGCGGTCTCGGCCTGCACGGGCGCACCAGCCTGCACCCGCGGTGAGGCTCCAGCGCTGGCTGATGCCTCAGTGTTGGCGGAGACACTCGCGCCACTGCTCATCGATGGCCTCACCCTCCACGTCTCAGGCTGCGCCAAATCCTGCGCCCATTCCGGTCGCGCCGGTCTCACTTTGGTCGGCCGCGACGGACGCTACGACGTGATCCTCGACGGAGCCGCCGGCGATACTGCCATCGCCCATCTTTCGCTGGGAGAACTTGTGCGCCGGCTCGAACCGGGTCAGGACATCCGCGCGCGCCTGGAAGCGGCGCGGCACTAG
- the cobN gene encoding cobaltochelatase subunit CobN — MHLLPTSEVRLDDGEDAVDLALPPGDLVVLSFSDSDLSALAAAAPDSGLSLRLVPLRRFKHPLSIDLLIEKTLVHSRFVLLRCLGGLDYLRYGVEQIASACRQHGVALAVLPGDDREDERLVGYGTVPPAFAADLLGYFHAGGGAENMRRLLRRVDGYLTLPSSDPASPGHLLPRGEKDKAALAAPFSPRGRRSRQGDEGQRDLSPLPLPTLFALGPNAAPLPWREALTALPADAPLVPILVYRSGVAAGDTAMVEAIATALAERGLSPLPLALTSLKDEGVAAELAALIAARKPALIVTTTAFSARDGADFVFDAADCPILQAVPVGSSREAWEASPRGLSAADLAMQAALPEFDGRLGAIPVAFKEEIADPATSLTLRRLTPDADGIATLANLAANWVALGNKPRSERQLALVMSDYPARGGRAGFAVGLDTPASALAIRELLGGAGYDVGPAVSGPDGADLMQALTEGPADFAVPLASYRAWLASIPPAARESLLASHGQPEADPTCNGEAFPFRLVRFGKLAIALQPPRDASPDRKARYHDPDAPPGHAYLAFYLGLREVLRADALIHLGTHGTTEWLPGKAVALSAACWPRLATGALPMIYPYVVDDPGEAAPAKRRLSALTLGHLPPPLASHDAAGETALLRDLVEEYSQAQVLDPRRAELVAREILDRAERTGLAAASGVAPGQDMPSALAALDAHLCDLAETAFRDGLHVFGYSEADPASAENERRNLLKALDAGFVPPGPAGAPHRGRPDVLPSGRNLSTLDPRALPTRSAAKLGARAAEAIIARHLQDEGDYPRRIVMDLWASPTLRSGGEDIAHALHLMGVEPLWDHGSTRVTGFAIIPQAKLSAPRADVTIRISGAFRDTFPAQIALLDAAARAVAALDEPDEWNEPAAANRRGEAGARIFGAAPGRYGAAMADRALDGDWQARNELGEVYLAATSHAYGGPDGAAAPDAGFATRVAEAQAFVHVSDTAGRDIIEATSAADVIGGFVAAMQAQGGEAALYSLDTSDPDKPKARTLAEDVSRIVHGRLCHPKWIASHLAHGWRGAAELAEAVDALFVYAASTDTVSDALFDAVFQAYCGDTTVWQALEKANAPAAASIRSRLAEAQERGLWHSRSNSAAMLNGQEAAE, encoded by the coding sequence ATGCACCTTCTCCCGACCAGCGAGGTGAGGCTCGACGACGGCGAAGACGCCGTCGACCTCGCTTTGCCGCCGGGAGACCTCGTCGTCCTCTCCTTCAGCGACAGCGACCTCTCGGCCCTGGCGGCGGCTGCGCCCGATAGCGGGCTGAGCTTACGCCTCGTGCCGCTAAGGCGCTTCAAGCATCCGCTCTCGATCGACCTGCTGATCGAGAAGACGCTTGTCCACTCGCGCTTTGTGCTGCTGCGCTGCCTCGGCGGGCTCGATTATCTCCGCTACGGCGTCGAGCAGATCGCCAGCGCCTGCCGGCAGCATGGTGTCGCGCTGGCGGTCTTGCCGGGCGACGATCGCGAGGATGAGCGGCTGGTGGGTTACGGCACGGTGCCGCCAGCGTTCGCGGCAGACCTGCTCGGCTATTTCCATGCCGGTGGCGGCGCCGAGAACATGCGGCGGTTGCTGAGGCGGGTGGATGGCTACCTCACGCTGCCCTCATCCGACCCGGCTTCGCCGGGCCACCTTCTCCCCCGAGGGGAGAAGGATAAGGCGGCACTGGCAGCCCCCTTCTCCCCTCGGGGGAGAAGGTCCCGGCAGGGGGATGAGGGCCAACGCGACCTCTCTCCCCTTCCGCTCCCAACGCTCTTCGCTCTCGGCCCAAACGCCGCGCCCCTGCCCTGGCGGGAAGCACTCACCGCCCTCCCGGCAGATGCCCCGCTCGTACCGATCCTCGTCTACCGCTCAGGCGTCGCTGCCGGCGACACCGCAATGGTCGAGGCAATCGCGACCGCCCTCGCCGAGCGCGGCCTCAGCCCGCTGCCGCTCGCCCTGACCAGCCTCAAGGACGAGGGCGTGGCTGCCGAACTCGCCGCGCTGATCGCCGCCCGCAAGCCTGCCTTGATCGTCACCACCACAGCCTTCTCGGCTCGCGACGGCGCCGATTTCGTCTTCGACGCGGCCGACTGCCCGATCCTGCAAGCTGTTCCGGTTGGCAGCTCCCGCGAGGCCTGGGAGGCTTCGCCACGCGGGCTCTCTGCTGCGGACCTCGCCATGCAGGCAGCGCTGCCGGAGTTCGACGGAAGGCTCGGTGCTATCCCTGTGGCCTTCAAAGAGGAGATCGCCGATCCCGCTACCAGCCTGACATTGCGACGACTGACTCCCGATGCCGACGGCATCGCCACCCTCGCCAACCTTGCGGCGAATTGGGTCGCGCTCGGCAACAAGCCGCGCAGCGAGCGGCAACTTGCTCTGGTGATGTCCGACTATCCCGCCCGTGGCGGCCGCGCCGGCTTCGCCGTCGGCCTCGACACACCGGCGAGCGCACTGGCGATCCGGGAACTGCTGGGTGGGGCGGGGTATGATGTCGGCCCAGCGGTATCCGGCCCGGATGGCGCGGACCTGATGCAGGCACTCACCGAGGGCCCAGCTGACTTCGCCGTCCCGCTCGCCAGTTACCGCGCCTGGCTCGCCAGCATCCCGCCCGCTGCGCGCGAATCCCTGCTAGCCAGCCATGGCCAACCTGAGGCCGACCCCACCTGCAACGGCGAGGCCTTCCCTTTCCGGCTCGTACGCTTCGGCAAGCTCGCCATCGCGCTGCAGCCGCCGCGCGATGCCTCGCCCGACCGCAAGGCGCGCTATCACGATCCCGACGCGCCGCCTGGCCATGCCTATCTCGCCTTCTATCTCGGTCTGCGCGAGGTCTTGCGCGCCGACGCGCTGATCCATCTCGGCACCCATGGCACGACCGAATGGCTGCCCGGCAAGGCGGTGGCGCTCTCGGCTGCCTGCTGGCCGCGGCTCGCGACCGGCGCGCTGCCGATGATCTACCCCTATGTCGTCGACGATCCCGGCGAGGCGGCGCCGGCCAAGCGCCGGCTCTCGGCCTTGACGCTCGGCCATCTGCCGCCACCGCTGGCGAGCCATGACGCGGCCGGCGAAACGGCGCTGCTGCGCGATCTCGTGGAGGAGTATTCGCAGGCGCAGGTGCTCGATCCGCGCCGGGCCGAGCTGGTCGCACGCGAGATCCTCGACCGGGCCGAGCGCACCGGCCTCGCCGCGGCGAGCGGCGTCGCGCCCGGGCAGGACATGCCGAGCGCACTCGCGGCGCTCGACGCCCATCTCTGCGACCTCGCCGAGACTGCCTTCCGCGACGGGCTCCATGTCTTCGGCTATTCCGAGGCCGACCCGGCCTCCGCCGAGAACGAGCGCCGCAACCTGCTGAAGGCGCTCGATGCCGGCTTCGTGCCGCCCGGCCCGGCCGGCGCGCCGCATCGCGGCCGACCCGACGTGCTGCCGAGCGGGCGCAACCTCTCGACGCTCGATCCGCGTGCGCTGCCAACCCGCTCGGCCGCAAAGCTCGGCGCTAGAGCGGCCGAGGCGATCATCGCTAGGCATCTCCAGGATGAGGGCGATTATCCGCGCCGGATCGTGATGGATCTCTGGGCGTCGCCGACCCTGCGCTCGGGCGGCGAGGATATCGCCCATGCCTTGCATCTGATGGGTGTCGAGCCACTGTGGGACCATGGCTCGACCCGCGTCACCGGCTTTGCGATCATCCCACAAGCGAAGCTTTCCGCGCCGCGCGCCGACGTCACCATCCGCATCTCCGGCGCCTTCCGAGACACCTTCCCGGCGCAGATTGCCCTGCTCGACGCAGCCGCTCGCGCCGTCGCCGCGCTCGACGAGCCCGACGAGTGGAACGAACCTGCCGCCGCCAATCGCCGCGGCGAAGCGGGCGCCCGCATCTTCGGCGCCGCGCCCGGCCGCTATGGCGCCGCCATGGCCGACCGGGCGCTCGATGGCGACTGGCAGGCGCGGAACGAACTCGGCGAGGTCTATCTTGCCGCCACCAGCCATGCCTATGGCGGGCCGGACGGCGCCGCCGCGCCCGATGCCGGCTTCGCCACTCGCGTCGCCGAAGCCCAGGCCTTCGTCCATGTCAGCGACACCGCCGGGCGCGACATCATTGAGGCGACCAGCGCCGCCGATGTGATCGGCGGCTTCGTCGCGGCGATGCAGGCGCAAGGCGGCGAGGCCGCGCTCTATAGCCTCGACACCTCCGATCCCGACAAGCCGAAGGCAAGGACGCTGGCCGAGGATGTCTCGCGCATCGTCCATGGCCGGCTCTGCCATCCCAAATGGATTGCAAGTCATCTCGCCCATGGCTGGCGCGGCGCGGCGGAGCTGGCGGAGGCGGTCGACGCGCTCTTTGTCTACGCCGCCAGCACGGACACGGTTTCCGACGCCCTGTTCGACGCGGTGTTCCAGGCCTATTGCGGCGATACGACCGTCTGGCAGGCGCTGGAAAAAGCGAATGCCCCGGCCGCCGCCTCGATCCGCTCGCGCCTCGCCGAGGCACAAGAACGCGGACTCTGGCACAGCCGCTCGAACTCGGCAGCGATGCTCAATGGGCAGGAGGCCGCGGAATGA
- a CDS encoding DUF1636 family protein, which translates to MLEGDLALATETRLEPGCTIHVCTVCRRQREDLPEGYDQPGIGLAAALSERMAGSGIAVVPVECLAVCKRPCTIALAADGKWTYLIGDLDAGLHLDEIVGAAESFAASANGIVPWKERPVSFRKGVVARVPPLPRQQGSDQ; encoded by the coding sequence ATGCTCGAAGGCGATCTCGCCCTCGCGACGGAAACCCGGCTGGAGCCGGGCTGCACCATCCATGTCTGCACCGTCTGCCGGCGCCAGCGCGAGGACCTGCCGGAGGGCTATGACCAACCCGGCATCGGCCTCGCAGCGGCACTCTCAGAGCGCATGGCCGGCAGCGGCATCGCCGTCGTCCCGGTCGAGTGCCTCGCCGTCTGCAAACGGCCCTGCACAATCGCGCTCGCGGCCGACGGCAAATGGACCTATCTGATCGGCGATCTCGACGCCGGTCTTCATCTCGACGAGATCGTCGGCGCGGCGGAAAGTTTTGCCGCCAGCGCCAACGGCATCGTTCCCTGGAAAGAAAGACCCGTCTCGTTCCGCAAGGGCGTGGTCGCGCGCGTGCCTCCTTTGCCGCGCCAGCAAGGATCAGATCAATGA
- a CDS encoding precorrin-8X methylmutase, with product MSTRHAYIRDGAAIYERSFAIIRAESDLSRFSGTAERVVVRMIHACGMTDLPKDVAMSPDFAEAAAAALANGAPILCDARMVADGVTRARLPAKNEVICTLPDASVPKLAEEIGTTRSAAAMELWRPHLAGSVVVIGNAPTSLFRLLDMLDEGAPKPAAVIGIPVGFVGAAESKEALAQDGRVPFLVVHGRRGGSAMAAAAVNALAQVKE from the coding sequence TTGAGCACGCGTCACGCCTATATCCGCGACGGAGCCGCGATCTATGAGCGCTCCTTCGCCATCATCCGGGCCGAATCCGATCTGTCGCGCTTTTCCGGCACGGCCGAGCGCGTGGTCGTCAGGATGATCCATGCCTGTGGCATGACCGATCTGCCCAAGGACGTGGCGATGTCGCCTGATTTCGCTGAAGCTGCCGCTGCGGCGCTGGCAAATGGCGCGCCGATCCTGTGCGATGCACGGATGGTCGCCGACGGCGTCACCCGCGCCCGCCTGCCGGCGAAGAACGAGGTGATCTGCACGCTTCCCGACGCGTCCGTGCCGAAGCTCGCCGAGGAGATCGGCACGACGCGTTCGGCCGCGGCGATGGAGCTCTGGCGCCCGCATCTTGCCGGCTCGGTCGTCGTGATCGGCAATGCACCGACCTCGCTGTTCCGCCTGCTCGACATGCTCGACGAGGGGGCGCCGAAGCCGGCCGCCGTGATCGGCATCCCCGTCGGCTTCGTCGGCGCAGCGGAATCGAAGGAGGCGCTGGCGCAGGACGGGCGCGTGCCCTTCCTCGTCGTGCACGGACGACGCGGTGGCTCAGCCATGGCGGCCGCGGCGGTCAACGCGCTGGCGCAGGTGAAGGAATGA
- the cobW gene encoding cobalamin biosynthesis protein CobW, translating to MNAPQTTTLGKVPCTIITGFLGAGKTTLVRHLLENAGGKRLAVLVNEFGDLGFDGSFIAGCGIEGCTQEDIVELPNGCICCTVADDFVPALEKLLNRPNPPEHILIETSGLALPKPLVKAFNWPAIRSRVTVDGVIAVVDGPAVAEGQFADDPEALKAQAAQDQAVDHDNPLEEVFEDQILCADLILLNKSDLVDAAGRERVKAEIAQHLPKAIKVVETAHGKVEPALIIGLGAAAEADLAARPSHHGEGEDHDHDDFDSVALPLPQAGSPEELVARVAKAAEAEGVLRLKGFAGIPGKPMRLVVQGVGRRVGHHYDRAWGADEARDGRLVVIGLKGFDRAAVEAALAG from the coding sequence ATGAACGCTCCGCAGACTACGACGCTCGGCAAGGTGCCGTGCACGATCATCACCGGCTTCCTCGGCGCGGGTAAGACCACTCTCGTCCGCCATCTGCTCGAGAATGCCGGCGGCAAACGCCTCGCCGTCCTCGTCAACGAGTTTGGCGATCTCGGCTTCGACGGCTCCTTCATCGCCGGCTGCGGCATCGAGGGCTGTACGCAGGAGGACATCGTCGAACTGCCGAACGGCTGCATCTGCTGCACCGTCGCCGATGATTTCGTGCCGGCGCTGGAGAAGCTGCTGAACCGGCCGAACCCGCCCGAGCACATCCTGATCGAGACCTCGGGGCTCGCCTTGCCGAAGCCACTGGTCAAGGCCTTCAACTGGCCGGCGATCCGTTCGCGCGTCACCGTCGACGGCGTCATCGCCGTGGTCGATGGGCCGGCGGTGGCCGAGGGCCAGTTCGCGGATGATCCCGAGGCGCTGAAGGCGCAGGCCGCGCAGGACCAGGCGGTCGATCACGACAACCCGCTGGAGGAGGTGTTCGAGGACCAGATCCTCTGCGCCGACCTGATCCTGCTCAACAAGAGCGACCTCGTCGACGCGGCAGGCCGCGAGCGGGTCAAGGCCGAGATCGCCCAGCACCTGCCCAAGGCGATCAAGGTGGTGGAAACCGCCCATGGCAAGGTCGAGCCGGCCCTGATCATCGGCCTCGGTGCTGCGGCCGAAGCTGACCTCGCCGCCCGCCCCTCGCATCACGGCGAGGGCGAGGATCACGACCATGACGATTTCGACAGCGTCGCGCTGCCGCTACCGCAGGCCGGCTCGCCGGAGGAGCTCGTCGCCCGCGTCGCCAAGGCGGCCGAGGCCGAGGGCGTGCTGCGGCTCAAGGGCTTCGCTGGCATCCCCGGCAAGCCGATGCGGCTCGTCGTCCAGGGCGTCGGCCGGCGCGTGGGCCATCATTACGATCGGGCCTGGGGTGCTGATGAGGCACGCGACGGACGGCTTGTGGTGATCGGCCTCAAGGGCTTCGACCGCGCCGCCGTGGAGGCTGCGCTGGCAGGCTGA